The DNA segment CCGTTCGCCGGCGTCACCGACGCCGTGGGGATCCCCTTCGTTCGGTCGCTGAGCGCGGTCTGAACGCGGCCGCTCCTGCGGCCGTCGACCTCACTCCGCGACGGTCGTCTTCACGATGCTGACCGGCGCGGTCGACCGGCGCGAGACGCGCTCGGTGACGGATCCGAGCATCCGCCGGTAGTCGCCGGAGCGCGTCTTCGACCCCATCACCGTCAGGTCGATGTCCTCCCGGTCGACATACCGGAGGATCTCCTCGTGGGGGACGCCGTACACCAGGTCGGTGACGACGTCGACGCCGGCGTCGGCAGCGTGGGCCGCCACCGCGTCGAGCGCCTCGCGTCCGCGCTCCTCCAGCGTCTCCTCCGCTCCCTCCGCCCCGTCGACGAACTCGTCGCCGGAGTAGGCGTTGATCACGTCGCTGTCGACGACGTACAGCACGTGGAGGGTCGCGCCGTATCGGTCCGCGGCGTCGACGGCGTGGTCGATCGCGCGGTCGACGCCCTCGCTGCCGTCGGTGGGGAGCAGGATGCGGTCGTACATACCCGGCGATTCGCGGCGTCACCGAATAAATTGGTCGCCGTTTCCCGAACGGTTAACACGCTGCCAGCCCCGGAGTCGGCCATGACAGCCGCCGCGGATCGACTGTTCGTGAACGGGGAGGTCCACACGCTCGCGGCGCCCGACGAGACACGCGAGGCGGTCGCGGTCCGGGACGGGAAGATCGTCAGGCTCGGCTCCACCCGGGAGGTCGAGTTCCTCGAAGGCGTCGACACCGACGTCGTCGACCTCGGCGGGCGGGTCCTCCTCCCCGGCTTCGTCGACGCGCACACCCACCTGACGACGGTCGGCCGCTACCTCGTGCACGCGGACCTCTCGGCGGCCGACTCCCCGAACGAGGCGGTCGACCTGCTGGCGGAGCGGGCGGAGGAGGTGGCGCACGCGGAACGCGCGGCCGGGGCGGGAGACGCGGAACGCGCTGGCGAGGTCGCCGATGAGGACGGCGCCGGCGACGAGTGGGTCCTCGGCTACGGCTACGACGAGTCGACGTGGGCGGAGGACCGCTACCTGACGCGGGCGGACCTCGACCACGTCTCGACGGAGCGGCCCGTCGCCGCCTTCCGCGAGGACATGCACGTCGCCGCGGTCAACGGGGTCGCCCTCGACCGGTTCGCCGACGCGATCGACGCGGGCCCGGACGAGACGGTGCCGACCGACGCGGACGGCGAGCCGACCGGCGTCCTCCTGGAGAGCGCGATCGACCCGATCTACGAGGCGGTCGAGCCCGGCCCGGCCGAGACCCGAGAGATCGTCGCGGCCGCGCTCGACGACTGCGCCGCGAAGGGGATCACCGGGTTCCACGACATGGTGCGCAACTCCCACGCGCCGCGGGCCTACCGCGAGCTCGACGCGGCCGGCGAGCTGACCGCCCGGGTCCGGATCAACTACTGGAGCGACCACCTCGACGCGCTCCGCGAGGTCGGTCTCGGGACGAACGACGGGAGCGGGACGGTCGAAACGGGCGCGATCAAGTCGTACACGGACGGGAGCTTCGGCGGCCGGACCGCGCGGCTCTCCGAGCCGTACGCGGACGCCCCCGACGAGACCGGCCAGTGGGTCGTCGACCCCGAGGAGCTGGCGGCGACGGTCGCGGAGGCGACCGCGGCCGGCTACCAGTTCACCGCCCACGCCATCGGCGACGAGGCGGTCGACGCCGTCCTCGACGCGTACGAGGGGGCCTCCGAGACCGATCCGGGCGAGGCGCGACACCGGGTCGAGCACGTCGAGCTCGCCGACGACGCCGCCATCGAGCGGCTCGCCGATTCGGGCGTCGTCGCCAGCGTCCAGCCGAACTTCCTCAAGTGGGCGGGCGAGGGCGGGCTCTACGAGTCCCGACTCGGACCGGAGCGGACCGCCGAAACGAACCGTTACCGCGACATGCTCGACGCGGGCGTGCGCCTCGCGTTCGGCTCCGACGGGATGCCGATGGACCCCCTCCTCGGCGTCCACCACGCGGTCAACGCCCCCGCGGAGGCCCAGCGGCTGACGGTGACCGAGGCGCTGCGCGCGTACACCCGCGGGGGGGCGTACGCCGGCTTCGACGAGGACCGGCTCGGCACGGTCGCGGTCGGCAAGCGCGCCGACCTCGTCGCGCTCGACGCGTCGCCGTGGGAGAACCCGGACGCGATCCGCGACGTCGACGTCGCGATGACGGTCGTCGACGGCGAGGTCGTGTACGACGGGCGCTGAGTCGGTCGCGTCGTCGCGACTGCGACGCGACGGCCACCGCCGGCGCGCGACGACCCCCCTCTCGGGGACGCCGCAAGCGCTGCCAGAAAACAGTAGTTATTAATCATGTAGTTCGTATATCCGGACATGGCAGAGATAGCCATCGAGTACGCGGCCGGGAGTCGCCTCCAGCCGGAGGCGGAGACGGCCCGACGCCTGATCGACGCCTACCTCGGAGACCGGTCCGACGTCGACGGGGTAACCCTCTCGCCCTCCGCCGACTCCGTGTTCTGCGTCAGCGTCGAGGGCGACCGCATCTGGTGTACGGACCCGCGCGAGTGGATCGACGCGATGGAGGCCGTCAGCGCGGCGCGGCGGCGGCTCTCGGAGCTGTCGTAAGCGGTCGCGCTCGAAGAGAGACTCAGTCGTCGCGCACCGCCGCGTGAGTCCGCACGAACTCCCGGAGGAGCTTGCCGGCGACCGCCGCGGCCTGCCCGTCGTCGCGGTCGTTCACCTCGACGACGTCGAAGCCGTCGGCGCGGGGCGCGACCGCCCGCACGAGGTCGCGGGCCTCGCGCGGGGCGAGCCCGAACGGCTCCATCGTCCCCGTCCCCGGCGCGAAGCCGGGGTCGAGCCCGTCGACGTCGACCGAGCAGTAGACGGACTCGCCGGCGAAGGGGTCGTCGCTGTCGGCGGCGTCTCCGGAGAGCCCGTCCAGCCACTCGCGCGCCTCCTCCGGCGGCACGACCTCGACGTCGGCCTCGGCGGCGCGGTCCCACTCCGCCTCGGAGCCGGTGCGCGCGCCGACGATCACGGCCCGGTCGACGCCGAGGTCATCGAGACATCGGCGCGTCACGCAGGCGTGGCTCCACGGGTTGCCGTCGTACGCGTCCCGGAGGTCGAGGTGCGCGTCGCAGACGACGAGCACGTCGGGGTCGACCGCCTCGACGCCGGCGTAGGTGACGGTGTGCTCGCCGCCGACGAGGAGGGGAACGGCGTCGT comes from the Halorubrum depositum genome and includes:
- a CDS encoding universal stress protein yields the protein MYDRILLPTDGSEGVDRAIDHAVDAADRYGATLHVLYVVDSDVINAYSGDEFVDGAEGAEETLEERGREALDAVAAHAADAGVDVVTDLVYGVPHEEILRYVDREDIDLTVMGSKTRSGDYRRMLGSVTERVSRRSTAPVSIVKTTVAE
- a CDS encoding amidohydrolase, with protein sequence MTAAADRLFVNGEVHTLAAPDETREAVAVRDGKIVRLGSTREVEFLEGVDTDVVDLGGRVLLPGFVDAHTHLTTVGRYLVHADLSAADSPNEAVDLLAERAEEVAHAERAAGAGDAERAGEVADEDGAGDEWVLGYGYDESTWAEDRYLTRADLDHVSTERPVAAFREDMHVAAVNGVALDRFADAIDAGPDETVPTDADGEPTGVLLESAIDPIYEAVEPGPAETREIVAAALDDCAAKGITGFHDMVRNSHAPRAYRELDAAGELTARVRINYWSDHLDALREVGLGTNDGSGTVETGAIKSYTDGSFGGRTARLSEPYADAPDETGQWVVDPEELAATVAEATAAGYQFTAHAIGDEAVDAVLDAYEGASETDPGEARHRVEHVELADDAAIERLADSGVVASVQPNFLKWAGEGGLYESRLGPERTAETNRYRDMLDAGVRLAFGSDGMPMDPLLGVHHAVNAPAEAQRLTVTEALRAYTRGGAYAGFDEDRLGTVAVGKRADLVALDASPWENPDAIRDVDVAMTVVDGEVVYDGR
- a CDS encoding SelT/SelW/SelH family protein — encoded protein: MAEIAIEYAAGSRLQPEAETARRLIDAYLGDRSDVDGVTLSPSADSVFCVSVEGDRIWCTDPREWIDAMEAVSAARRRLSELS
- the speB gene encoding agmatinase, with translation MFPGATTDREAASYVVVGAPLDATTTFQPGTRFGPDRIRRFAETYDDYDRRTDSRFSALGVHDAGDVRPWDDVEAYLDHLAAELRSVALDDAVPLLVGGEHTVTYAGVEAVDPDVLVVCDAHLDLRDAYDGNPWSHACVTRRCLDDLGVDRAVIVGARTGSEAEWDRAAEADVEVVPPEEAREWLDGLSGDAADSDDPFAGESVYCSVDVDGLDPGFAPGTGTMEPFGLAPREARDLVRAVAPRADGFDVVEVNDRDDGQAAAVAGKLLREFVRTHAAVRDD